The segment agatccagttctctcaaatgagaggggtttgacctcagagctgaagccagagaagaacagctgatctctgacagtctgcagccacacaacctaaataaagaatacaaattaactgtaaattaaactgagttcatatGTGAAAATAACATACAGATATTCATcagagcacagactcataacatggaagataaatataaaatcagACAAGTTGGACTAAAAAAGAGTCCTGATTcatgaaaaatatattatttggacccggtctctgtcctgcagatcagtttaggaaatccaaaACTCAGATGTTTTGATGATTTAACGATTAGCTGAATATttcaaatgtcacagattaattaatgaatagaTTCAAGTTATAtatgaattatattaaattagaattaaattgGATAAATTGGGTATGAATGCTatattatagatatgagatctataAAAGTCAGTCAGCGAACTGACCTcacagtctccagtcgacaggttggactctgtagaaaaccacacagctccttcactcctgagtcctgcagactTTTGTTgctactcagatccagttctctcagatgagaggggtttgacctcagagctgaagccagagaagaacagctgatctctgacagtctgcagctctTTAACCtggataaataataacaataataaactttattgaagTACTTTTCAAAAACAGAGTTAACAAAGTCCCCAGAAAAGCAGTAAAATGACAATAGAGATACAtgaacaagtaaataaaaaggtgaaaattataaaaacacagtaaaaacaaaacatcacatAAAAGCAAGTCTATGGGTTTTAAGAATTGATTTAAAAGTAGTCACTGACTCTGCCTTATCTCCTCAGGGGGCAGTTCCAAAGCCGAGGGGCCCTGATGGTAATGTCACGGTTTAGTTTTCAACCTGGACTTTGGAAGAGCAGGATCCACCTGAGGATCTAAGGCTGCTCGCAGGAACATACAGGCTCAATAATTTCTGTGATGTAGTTTGGGGCCAGATGCTTTAAAAGTGATCAGTAAAACGGACAGGGAGCCAATGGAGAGAAGCGTAAATCAGGGAGATGAGTTGTTGCCTTTTAATACCAGTGAGAAGCTGTTGCGTTCTGCACCGGTTGGAGTCTAGAGAAGACTTGTATAAAGTATAAAGGATTAAactaaactgtaaattaaactgagtccatgtgtgaaaataaagaactttgaataaacttcactgtctctgttttcaaaTCTGCATTGAAGTCTGAGTCaagttgttctggacattttctggaacttttcctgcagcctcctaataAAGTTTCTGGTTGAGTCCttgtgagaatagagcaggtgaatgtacagaggattcacagagagcgagtggacgtgttgatgacaCAAACACGTGACGacatgaaactggaagaacacaaatatctccggatgaagaagaggagcccaacatgtagaagacgaagacgtcaacttggaaacacaaggagattccagagcttttggtgatgagggcaGACGCCGGTGTGGATGTGCTgtgaacaacaacactgatctttccacagcaggatttatacatcatgtccggcctcctgctgctccacccgttcttcatatgtgaaaggcaatctccagaaaatgtccagacacaaTTTTACAGAGGTCATGACTGAAAACAGTTGGAAAGTCCTTGTGTCCTCCTTGTGTCCTCGGGGTTcagttgtttgtaatatgtaacttcaccactagatgtctctaaatCTCTTGCTGGACATGTTCAGAAGTCGTACACGTGAACAAGTGTACTACTTTCACATGTACGACACCTGGAGACGTCACtaactccttcacagtgaacCTGTAACTTAACATAACCATGGTCATCatggagatatgtgttttggctccaaccctcgtctgaatgttcccacatgttcctgttgctgtgaacgagtcggacccggacaatctcctgctgctgcttcagctccagaaaatgtccgaccCACTTTTCTGAGcatgttccacagttgatgtgtgaagAGGGCGAGCAGTGCTATGATCCTGTTTTCTTGAAGTGGCGATGAtttgagcagcagtttgaccagttgaaagtggtgcagggagcctgaggaacacgtgtgtacagggTGGGACAGAGATCTAGTGTTGAAAAGATAAAGGCATGGACGACCCTGTGTAggtcctgaaaccagaggaagggtttcatgttTGAAATGAGCTCAGGACACTAATGCAGCCCGCTCTCCTGTGGTGAGTCCACAGGACCATCAGTACAAGTCCTGGTTAACTTCCAAagaaacattacatgtacacattgtTCAGCATTGGATTGTTAATCTGTCAGTCAAACTTCAGTCAAATTGAGCTTGACTCAGTCCTCAGCGCTCATTCTATAAACATCTCTGAGCTAAGTATCTGTGTTCACTGTTAGGAACACATGTTCGGCCCTTTGACCTTAAAGTGATGGAACCATCTGGAGTcatgttaattaattaatatattacattatatccaCACTTTTGTAGTGGTTTGTATAAAACGTTATAAGTAATGCAGTGCAGTGGCACGCGATGATTGTACCAGCACATAAAAATCTGTTTGAGAAGGTTGGCatataacaaaaaaactgtaaataaacacaaatgtgcaaaaaagttattttctggTCATTTAAATTATATTGTGATATCGACTgatagaaaaacatttaaatgatacgatttttttccacattgttAAGCCCAactccagtgtgtaagattcacGTGAAAGgatctatatatatacaattttagttttaatactttatgtttaaatacttttttttaactacattatatttacatattttatatttacatgctttatatttacatcaggagtgggGCCTCTCTACATAggaagccatgtttttttacagtagccaagactggacaaactaaaccttttgagtttctatGACAACCGAAGCTACCACacgttctctttcatgtttggaaggggagagtgagatgaGGGGTGTTCAACTGCAACATAACACTTCACCACTATATGTCACCACAGTGAAcctttaacaataaaacatgatgactgacctcagagtctccagttgacaggttggactctgtagaataccacacagctccttcactcctgagtcctgcaggttgtttctTGTCAGATCCAGTTccctcagatgagaggggtttgacctcagagctgaagccagagaagaacagttgatctctgacagacagcagctctccaacctggataaaaaaatatgaatatttgaatgtgtcctcctgttgttttggatcatcatcatgtcaacacagactctcaacatgctgctgacctcagtccagtctgtgacctgaagataaatatccgatcagacatgttggaccattgtttcattcatcagcttcttctctgtgtgttggtcactgagcaggtttgtgtaattaaacactgtttaaagtagggatggctcctgacagtcacttcctgtttgtttctatacttatcaactgtccaacgtgtttcaataagaatgtgtcttaatttgaaaacctgaggaggacgagtgctcggcctcagtccacatgttatttactgacactttcttagtgatcaggagcaggtgagtgcaggtgaatggagttgatgaggtggacgtgactctcaggctgggtgagtgacagatgactgagggacagtgagcagagcagaactgagacaatttaaataaataatgaccgaataagaaagaaagttgaaaaagggaagaaggatttaaggacctcagagtctccagtcgacagtttggactctccagtccagaacacagcagcttcacttctgaatcctgcaggttaatgtttccactcagatccagttctctcagatgtgaggggtctgacttcagagctgaggccacaacttcacagtgagtctctgtgagtaGACAACCCTcaagtctgtaattaaagaaaagatCTGtaagaattaaatcagaaaacaacattcatacaaaacgtgatcatgtgaccctcaccctggtaaatacCCCTTTGTCTaatgaacatgttaaaaactcctcaagagaatcgtttcagatttggttcaagcgtgaaattagactgacagaggaactcattagattcaggtggtcagaggtcaaaggtcaaggccacacaaCATGTTTCTGATCTCTTCAACATAATATCTcaaggggatttcttcacattttgaccagttggactcaaagataaactgatttgatttcagtggtcaaaggtcaaaggctacagtgacctcatattattgtgaatgcaacatgtcaggaacctggaggcaataaaaataaaataaaacataccacaccatatttaaatgtgtctgtctctttgccTCTGAGCAAACATAGGATGATGTTATTTATAACTTTTTGTCTTTATCAAACTCAAAGAACCTTTAACCTAAACAATATTGACGAGTCAGTTTCGTAATGTTTAAATGTAACATCTCATTTTGCATTAATGCGTTAAAATAATTAACACGTTCATTCTTCAAATTAATCTTCCCGTGTTAACACATTGATTTTGACAgcccttatatatatatatatatatatatatatataaataaatatatggcaaactccagcacagtgatcacttggatttcactctccacatctgatctagCTGCTCTTATATGTaaatgagaacaatgagaatgtTTATATGCATACCAAAAGTATACATATAATTAagtatacatacatataaatacacacacacacaaacacacacacacacacacacacacaaaactctaGCCAGTATCACTTATCCTTTAGCAGTCTCAGGGGCCTGGAGCCAATCTCAGCTGACACTGAATATCAGTCTCCAATCAATCTAACTCCGATCTACATGTGTCTGGGtttgtggaggaagctggagaacccagagaaaaccctgcagacaccaggagaacctcctcctcacagaaaggctgcactaacagtgttgaccactgcaacaccatGCTGCCCCAAACAATTAGAATCATTTAACACTCAGTGTACTTGAAGAATGACTCATCttcactgattgaacatgttattgatcatgtttgGACTCACttagccttcctgcagttcctcacagctgggatcagtctccatcgaccctggaatgatgtgttgaacttctccaggtccaattcatccagaacctcctctgacatctgcagcatgtaggccagagctgagcagtggatctcagagagtttttTCTTcgatctgttctctgacctCAGGAACTGTTGCAtttgctgatgaactgagtggtcgttcatctcagtcagacagtggaagatgttgatgcttctgtcaggagaaatatcatcactcttcatctccttcaggttgttgatgactctttgaatgatctttggattgttccctgtccgacccagcaggcctcctaagactctcctGTTGGACttcagactgaggccgtgaaggaagcgaacaaacaggtccagatgaccatttgtactggtgagggatttctccatggttctcttcaggaggtcatccagggagaaggtactgtctctgttcccatatgttcccaagaagttgttgagttcttctgtgttcctctcggtgtaacagtggaacatgtagactgcagccagaaactcctgaacgctcagatgaacaaagcagtagactgatttctggaagatcacacactctcttctgaagatctcagtacaaactcctgagtacactgaggcctctgtgacattaagaccacaccattccaggtcttcttggtagaacatgatgtttccttcctccagttgtttaagtgccagcctccccagcttcaggagaacgtccctgtcagccctCTTCAGCTGTTGTGGAGTTGTCTTGTGTCCCACACTgtacttgttgttctttctctttgtctgaaccagcaggaagtgtgagtacaggtcagtcaaggtcttgggcagctctcctctctggtctgtggtcaacatgtgctccagaactgtagcactgatccagcagaagactgggatttgacacatgatgtggaggctcctggacctcttgatgtgtgagatgattctgctgcacagctcttcatcactgaatctcctcctgaagtactcgtctttctgggcctcagtgaagcctcgtacttctgtgaccctgtcaacacatgcaggaggaatctgattggccgccgcaggtctggaggttatccagacgagagccgagggaagcagattcccccggatgaggtttgtcagcagcacgttgactgatgacctctgtgtgacctcagacacaagctccctatggttgaagtccagagaaggtctgctttcatccaggccgtcaaagatgaacaaaggtttacagacagcgagcgtctctgcagtgagcttctgtaacgctggatggaaaacatggagcagcgtgagaagactgtgctgctggtccttcaccaggttcagctccctgaacgaaaacACAGCCAGCAgatccacatcctggttctctaaaccctctgcccagtccagagtgaacttctgcacagagaaggtttttccaacgccagcgacgccgttggtcaggacgactctgatgctgctctgctggtcagtggaggctttaaagatgtcgtggaccttgatgggagtgtcgtggAGGATCTTCCTCTTGGAAGCcttctcaagctgcctcacctcatgttgagtattaacctcttcactctgtccctctgtgatgtagagctcagtgtagatcctgttgaggagggttctacttccggtttcatcagctccttcagtcacatgttcacatctcctcctcacactgagcttatgttcatctaaaacctcctgcagaccacgatctgctgaaagacaagaaacaatgtgagagacagagaatctgagaatctgctgattgttttcatcagatacagaaaaactacagaaaataaaagctttttaactttgtgcttttctaacgatgttaaatgttgatgctgtatgaaggaacaaaataaaaacacatttgctgatgtcagaagtgaagacatcagcagacacatgtacagtgctgctctgaccggctgtctgagctccagctcctgttctggatctttgtccacactggggacaggaggagtctcctgtaGAACAAGACTGGTCCCAGTGTGAGGTGATGCACCGTCGgaagaaccagtgtccacagcgggtggagactggatccttcaggacgtcctgacacgaagcacagcaggacgactgctcctcctcagaaacatgactcctcttcctctccctgtgaagacatgtcctgatcactcacatgtcacagtcacaggttgtcattacttctgtcaaggaggttttgttttcaccgtgtatgtttgtgtgttggtttgttcgTTAGAGGAATgtaaagtggtttcataaggagcgtgttggttcttggtggaggtctgagctctttgagtgattctgagagattagtcaccaacttcaatgaagctgtgtccta is part of the Pleuronectes platessa chromosome 1, fPlePla1.1, whole genome shotgun sequence genome and harbors:
- the LOC128456758 gene encoding NACHT, LRR and PYD domains-containing protein 12-like — translated: MSGYQNRRESMTPPLNFSNEPGPSHTKGQDHRLRAESPGSSCVSLKSDRSMEPPLFFSNEPGPSHTEERKRSHVSEEEQSSCCASCQDVLKDPVSTRCGHWFFRRCITSHWDQSCSTGDSSCPQCGQRSRTGAGAQTAADRGLQEVLDEHKLSVRRRCEHVTEGADETGSRTLLNRIYTELYITEGQSEEVNTQHEVRQLEKASKRKILHDTPIKVHDIFKASTDQQSSIRVVLTNGVAGVGKTFSVQKFTLDWAEGLENQDVDLLAVFSFRELNLVKDQQHSLLTLLHVFHPALQKLTAETLAVCKPLFIFDGLDESRPSLDFNHRELVSEVTQRSSVNVLLTNLIRGNLLPSALVWITSRPAAANQIPPACVDRVTEVRGFTEAQKDEYFRRRFSDEELCSRIISHIKRSRSLHIMCQIPVFCWISATVLEHMLTTDQRGELPKTLTDLYSHFLLVQTKRKNNKYSVGHKTTPQQLKRADRDVLLKLGRLALKQLEEGNIMFYQEDLEWCGLNVTEASVYSGVCTEIFRRECVIFQKSVYCFVHLSVQEFLAAVYMFHCYTERNTEELNNFLGTYGNRDSTFSLDDLLKRTMEKSLTSTNGHLDLFVRFLHGLSLKSNRRVLGGLLGRTGNNPKIIQRVINNLKEMKSDDISPDRSINIFHCLTEMNDHSVHQQMQQFLRSENRSKKKLSEIHCSALAYMLQMSEEVLDELDLEKFNTSFQGRWRLIPAVRNCRKAKLEGCLLTETHCEVVASALKSDPSHLRELDLSGNINLQDSEVKLLCSGLESPNCRLETLRLESCCLSEINCSSLASALRSNPSHLRELDLTRNNLQDSGVKELCGILQSPTCQLETLRLKSCRLSEISCSSLASALRSNPSHLRELDLSSNKSLQDSGVKELCGFLQSPTCRLETVRLCGCRLSEISCSSLASALRSNPSHLRELDLRGNTLQDSGVKELLDLKQSPTCRLETRSFSETCLHL